Part of the Thermomicrobiales bacterium genome is shown below.
CTGGGCTACGCCATGCAACGCCAGTAGCGAACTCGCCAGCAAGAGTCCCACCGCTCCCAATGCGAGCGGGCGCACGCCGTTCGGCACCCGCCCAAACGGCGCAGCTCCGGCCAGCATTGCCCAACCCAACACCGCGTAGGAAACGGTGCGGTCGGCATACCCCGGGCTCACCAGATAGCTGGCAAGCGCGGTCACACCGATCGTTCCGAAACAAAGCGACATTCCCAGTACGAGCATCGTGCGATAACGGCCGCTCAAGGTGGCGGCCGCGAGGAGCAATATCAGCGCCACGAGCGCTGCCGCCACTGGCCGGATTTCGGGCCAGGTCACCCACGGCGTGCGCACGACCCCCCAGTAGTAGGCACGCTCGCCTGGCAAACCGACGATGGAGTAGAACGAATCGAACACCTTCTGCCAGGTGACATACAGAAAAACGCGGTCGTCCCCGACGAATTTGATGCTGCGCAGCACTTGCGCCGCCCATGGAACGAACAACAACGCCGCGCCACCAACCGCAATCAACCACGCCCGGACGGTGCGCCAGGGAGATTCCCGCGCCAGCCAGGCAACCGTCAGCACCTGCGGCGCAAGCGCATAGAACGCACTGTAGTCGGTATACGCCGCCAGCGCCAGCATCGCCCCATAGACCACACCCCACCGGCGATCGCGCTCCGGCAGAAACCGGATGAGCGCATACCAGGAGAGCACCACGAACAGGGCCGCGGGGGCGTACATGCGGCCCTCACGCGAGTACCAGATATGCAACGGCGCCAGCGCCAGAATCGTGCTCGCCAGCAGCCCGGCGTAGGTTCCGACCAGCCGCCGGGTGAGGAAGAAGACCGCGACAATGGTGGCGCTGCCGGCAACCGCGCTCACCAGACGGGCGGCTTGCGCTTCTCCGGTGAGGAGTGAAACCGCTTTCACGATGCCGAAATAGAGGGGTGGGTGATTGTCGTAGGCGCCTTCGAACCCAAGCACCGTCGTCCAGGGACGGCGAATGTAGTCGACGACATAGATCTCATCCAACCAGAGACTGAGATCGTCGAGCCGCAGCAACCGGACTGCCATTCCAAGCAGCACGATCCCGCCCAACGCCAACCAGGTCACCCAGTTCGGCAGCGGCGCCCGGGTGACGCCAATGGGCGGATCGGTAACGAGGAGTCGTTGGTTGGCCATCTCCCGCATGCTCAATCGCCGGGATTCGCATGCGAGGGATCGAGCATCGTTCTCCGCCGCCCAAACAGCTCGCGCGCCGGATCGAGCCCGAACCAGCTCTTGCGCACGAATCCAGCCATCGGGATGACCTGCAGGAGACCGAGATAGAGCAACCCGGCGTCGAACGCGCTCCAGTCCGATGTGTTCGCGATCCGATAGATCAATCCGGCGACCAGCACCAGTACCAGCGTGGTTTGCAGCAACGTCTCTTTCCAATACCACTGATGCTTGTCGGTCTTGCGCGTTACCCGATAGCGGTATGCGCAATCTGGGCCGCCAAACAGCGCCCGCAACGATGCCATGGCATAGATCGGCGCCAGACCGACGGCCATCTCGCGCAACCGCCAGACCGATTCGAACGGGCGGTTCCCTTTGAGCGAGACCAGGAAGAGCTCGGTGGCAACCACCAGCGGCCAGAAGCGAATGGCCGCTTCGTATCCCTCGAGCCGGAAGGGATAGATATTGGTGAACAGCGTCACCGAGATGCAGAGCATGAAGAGAATGGTCGCGAAGCTGTGCAGATAGAAGATGGCCATCTGCATGAATTGCAGCCGCTGCCGAACGCCCAGCCCCTTGAAATCGAGCCAGAACATGATGCGCATGGTGTCGAGCGCCCAGGTGCCCCGTTGCTTGTAGACATTGGGGATGTCTTCCGGGGCGTGTTGCGCCTGAGCGCCGACGATGGGGAGATAGGCGCTCTTCCAGCCGAGCCGGAGCGCTTCGATCCCGGACATCAGGTCTTCGACCAGACTCCAGGTGGGGAAAAGACCGATCGATTCGAGCGCGTTGCGCCGCCAGACCAGCCCCGATCCGCACGGGAAAACCGCGTTGGTCGCGTGGCGCGCGAGGAGCATCCCTTCATAGAAGATCGGTTCGAGATTGTTGAACGGGTCCCCTTCGGATACCTCGGCGGTCTTGCGGGTCTGAACAAAGGCCAGCGCGTCGTCGTGCAGCAAGAGCCCCACGACCTGCCGCAAGAAAAACGGCTCGACGACTTCGTCGTCGCAATCGCGCGTTTCGATGTAGCCGACGTTCGGCTCGATCTCGATCAGCCGGTCGTAGGCGGAGTTGAGATTACCGGCCTTGGCATCGCCCCGTCGTAGCGACGACTCGCGACCCGGGGGACGGTGGTAGACGATGCGGCCACGCGGATAGTGGTTCTGCAGCCGCTCGACCTCGTGCTCCAGTTCTGGAGACCCCAGATCGTCACTGACGATGACCACCAACCGATTGGCCGGCCAATCCTGGGCGAAGATCGATTCGACCGTGCGCAGCACCATCGACAACGGTTCGCCGAGGGTTGGCACCAATACCCCCACAATCGGTTCTTCCCCCTTTGGCACGGGGTGCGTTTCCGGAACGGCGCGCAGCCACTCGTTGATGCACGTCACCGCGGTCAACGCCATGGTCAGGCTCAGGGCAAACGCGAAGGGGACCGAGAGCCAGAAGTCTTCGTAGTTGAGGTGCATCAGGAGCCAGGGTCCACACCACAACATACTGGCCATCGCCAGGATACCCGCCAGCCGGATCTTCCAGGGGTTCATACGTCCTCCTGGAACGGCTTCGTGTTGTGACGCACGACCGTCTGAACGAGATGCTCGCGATCCCGCAATCCGTCGCTCACCGAGGAGACGCTCGAACTGGCGGTAACCACGGGCTCAAAGGTTCCACAGGAGCCGATACCGGTCATGACCAGCGCGCTCCAGGGATCGATCGCCTGCGAATCGACAAACCAGGAGAAGCTGCAGAAGTCGAAAACGACATCGCGCTCGAAAAGCAACGATTCGTCGAGCACATCGTTCGGCGCTTCGATCCGGTCGGCCTCATAGAGCGCGAGCGCATAGGGCCAGCGCTCGTTCGCGAGCACCTGATCGCCTGGCTTCATGGCGCTGACCAACGCGGCAACTGGTTCGGACGAATCGGGCCACCCGCGGTCGAACGCCCGCGTTTGCTGAGCGGCAAGCAACCCAAGCCCAAGCACAGCGACGCCAAGCACGATCAGCCGGGCGCGATCCCAGGAGACCTCCGCCAGCGCCAGCCCAACCGCGGGATAGAGCAACACGGTTCCGAGCGCGAGATCGAGATGGACCAGGGTAGCTCCGTCACGCGCGCTAAGGAGCCACGTCCCCAGCCAGAGCGCGGGGCCCATCAGGAACGCAGCAATGACCGGACGCAAACCTCGGTTCCGATACCAGGCAGCGAAACCAGCCAGCAAGGGCAGGACGCCCCACAGCACGATGACCGCCCGGACCGCATTTGCCGAGTCGTAGGCGCCGATCCCATCGGAGAGCCCGAAAACTCTTCCCGGTGACAAGACATCGACGATTTGGGTGGCAAAAATATCGAAGTACACGACCAGGGCAAGCCCCGCCAGCAGCCACATCAGGCCGATATCGATTGGGGCGCGCCGGCGACGCAACGCGGCGATCAGCATGGTGGCCGGAATCAGCATCAGCACAGCGCGATAGTGCGCCAGCATCGCCACGGTCAACATCGCCGTCGCCAGCAAGAGCCATCCACGATGATCGAAGCGCGCAAGCTGCACGATGGCCCAGACCGCAATGCATGTGGCTGCCAGCGCCGGCGCTTCCATCGAGCTCAGATGCCCAGCCACCCAGAATGGGGCGCTGAGCGCAAGCGCGCCCGCCGCGAAGCAGGCAGCCCGCGCTCCAAACAACCAGTCTGTGGCAGAGCGCAACGCGAGAAACCCCACTGCCACCAATGCAAGCGCGATCAAACGCGCACCAGCGGCTCCCCAGAACTCGTATGCGCTCCCGCTGAGCACTGGCCAGAGCAGCGACCCGGGCAGGGTGCGCAGATATCCATCGCTCCAGCCATACCCATCGAGCGTGCGCAATCCGGCGAGCGCCGCGCGGGACTCGATGGCCGAAAGCGAATTGAACTGACGGGCGATGTGGACGGCCTGGAGGACGACGAAAAGCAGCACGATTGCAATCCCGGCAATCGTGAAGTCTCTTTCCTGTTTCCCAAGCGCGTGCGACCGAGCGCGCACTGCTGCGGCTGAGGACGCCATCTTCCAACTCGTCAGATCACCTTGCCACGCACATTGGCGGTGATCGAAAAGTGCTGGATGTTCAGCGAGTTCCTGTAGCCTCGCTGGGGAGCCGATCGCCGCCGGCGATCGGTTCGAGAGCGCATGTGCCGGCGCAACCCTGACCCGCCTCCGATGCTCTCTGTACTGCTGTGGCCTGCTGGATCAGATACCGTCCGGTACGCCTGCCCGGATCACTTCATACGCGCAGGCCTCGGCAGCAGAAAGCATCTTGAATTTTGGGTCCCCCACTAGTGTAGCGAAGCTGAGAAATTGCTAAAAGGCCGTCCGTACACCGTGAAATGGAACGTTCGTGCCTCCCGCGGGGACCGAACGATACGGATCGAGCCAACCATGCCAATAAATCCGGAATGACCGGCATGGCCGTGTGCGCGTTTTGCGTCGAGGCGTGGCGCGTGTGGTACCTTCTGGCAGACAGGAAACAATGCGCACGGCGCTGATTCGGGTTGGCGCGCTCCACCTGAATCGACCGGTCCCAACCGGTGTCTTGCTCCGTCGATGTCAGGAAGATTGGTAGCCATGAACGCACACCGACGGATGACACTTTTCGGCACGCTGGTGCTCTTGTCGCTCTTGATCGTCCCAATTGCGGTCGCTCAGGACAGCACACCGACTTCCGGATCACCGGCCGCAAGCCCGGTTGCGAGTCCCATTGCAAGCCCAATCGCAAGCCCGGCCGCGTCACCGGTTGCGGTCGAGCCAACGCCAACTCAGATCCCGGACGGTCCGCCTGAAGGCACGCCGCTTCCAGCGCATATCACGACCGGGCTCTACCCAGGTCAGGGATCGGTCACCCTGGTCAAGGTGGCAGACGGGTTGGAAAGCCCGCGCGTGATTACTCCGGCGTTCGATGGCACGGGCCGGCTCTTCATTGGCGAGCGCTATGGCACCGTGCGGATCCTGACGGCCGAGGGTGAGCTGTTGCCGGAGCCGTTTATCGACATCGGCCCGATCGTGGTTTCCGTGCACCAGGACCAGGGGTTGCTCGGCATCGCATTCCATCCCGACTACGAAACCAACGGGCTCTTCTACCTGGCCTATACCGACTACAACGTGAACGGCGGTCTCGTGGTCTCGCAATACCGCGTATCGGCGGATGATCCGAACAAGGCCGACCCGGACTATGCCGTCGATATCATCAAGATCCCGCATCCGACGCCGATCCTGAACGGCGGCACGATTCATTTCGGCCCGAACGACGGCTATCTCTATATCGGCAGCGGCAACGGCGCGTTCTTCGGCGTGCACGACCTTTTCACGGCGCAGGAGATGGACCAGAGCCTCGGCAAGATTCTGCGCATCAATATCGTGAACGACGAAAACGGCACGTACTACACGATTCCGCCCGACAATCCGTACAACGCCAGCTACACCTACCCCGCCGCGCCCGTTACCTTTGCGATGGGATTGCGCAATCCCTGGTCGTGGCAGTTCGACTATGAAACCGGGGATATGTACATCACCGATGTCGGTGAGATGTCCTGGGAAGAGATCAACTTCATTCCCGCATCCAGCAATGGCGGCCAGAATTTCGGTTGGCCGATGTGGGAAGGGGCCCACTGCGTCAACTATCTGAGCACCGGCTCGTGCCCGGAGATGGGCACGTTGCCGGTCGCGGAGTATCCACATGTGGGGTACGGATGCGCGGTGGCAGGGGTGGGCGTCTATCGTGGCGACGACATTCCCTTCCTCGAGGGCTTCTTCCTGGCGGTCGACTATTGCACCGGCAAGATTCTGAGCCTCTCGCACGATTCCGTGGGCAAGTGGCAGTTCCAGGAGCTGGCCGACCTCTACCTGCTCTTGCTTGGCGGAGGTGTGAGCGAAGATGGGGAAGCCTATGTGCTCTCCTGCGATTGCGGGCTCGGCCCAGGCAAAGCAGAGAACAATCCCGGCACGGTTTGGAAGGTCGTGAGCACGGCCAACATTCCGGAAGGAGTCGAGGTCGCGCCGAACGGGTAGTTCGGGGGTCCTGAGTCCAGGGTCCAGGGTCCAGAGACGAGGGTGCGGTGTCCGGAGGCCGGAGCCCTGCGACAACCGCACCGGTCGTAGTGAAGGACGTCTCCGCCCTCTCGCGTCCGGGGCCCTGGGTCCGGAGGCCGGGGAGGCTTTGAGGAGCGTGCTGACAGCAACAAGGCCTCCAGTCGACCGCCTTCGTGCAACCGACCACTGACCACTTGCGACTGACAACTGCCTTCTGACAACCGACGACTGCCTACTGGCAACTGATAGACTGGTCAACCGTCAGGAAGGTCCACCGGCAGAGGAGTCCCGGGTGAACCGGCGTTTCTTGCGTACCAAATGAACGCCACGCTTGCCCTGCTGCTGGCTGCTCTCATTGCCGCCCCGTTGACCGCGGCGTTCGGGACCGCGCGCCCGTCACTCACCCGACCGGTCGCCATCGTCACCACGGCCATCGCGTTCCTGGCCGCGCTCTACAATGCTGCTCGCCCCGGCCCGGCCATCGACAAGGAGTGGGCCCCCGCCTGGGGGATGCGGCTCCACTTCGAAGCCGATGGCCTCGCGGTGCTGTTCGCCCTGCTGGCTACCGGGATCGGGCTGCTCGTGGTCGTCTACGCCAGCGGCTATATCCCGCTCCATCTCCATCACGAGCACCGGCCAGACGCCGACCAAACGCGCTTCTTCGCGTTCATCCTCCTCTTTATGGGCGCCATGACTGGCCTGGTCATGGCGCAGGACTTGATGCTGATCTTCCTCTTCTGGGATTTGACGGCCATCGCTTCGTACTACCTGATCGGCTTCGATACGCAAAAGCGCGAAGCGCGCATCTCAGCCTTCACAGCGCTCATCGTGACCGGCATCAGCGCGGTCGGTTTCCTGATCGGCGCGTTGATGCTCGATGCCGAATTCGGCTCGTTTCAGCTTCCGGTCCTGATCCGCGACATCGTGCCCAACGATGAATCCGACATTGCCCTGGTGCTGATCCTCATTGCCGCGCTGGCAAAAAGCGCCCAGGTTCCCCTGCACTTCTGGTTGCCGCGCGCCATGGCCGCGCCCACGCCCGTTTCCGCCTATCTCCATTCGGCGGCCATGGTGGCGGCCGGCGTCTTCCTGATCGGGCGGTTCTATCCGCTCATCGCGCTGCGGGAGTGGATGCTCGACCTGCTGATCGTGGTCGGCGTGGCCTCGATGTTGACCGGGGGCATCCTCGCGCTCACACGTGACAACATGAAGCAATTGCTCGCCTATTCCACGATCGCGCAATACGGTTATATCGTAACCATGTTCGGGCTTGGGGGGAAAGCCGGTGTCTTTGGGGCGATGTTCGCCATCATTGCGCACGGGCTGGGCAAGAGCGCCCTCTTCCTGACTGCCGGAACAGTCACCGAAGCGACCGGCGCGCGTGAGCTCAGCCAAACAGGCGGCCTGCGCCGCACCATGCCGCTCCTGGCGGTTGCCAGCGGCATCTCCGCCGCGTCGCTGGCGGCGATCCCGCTGACCATGGGGTTCTTCAAGGACGAATATTTCTTCGAAGCCGCCGCGCACCATGGCCGCGCCATGCAGATCATCGCGGTCGTGGCCGCGTCCATGACCTTCTGCTATCTGGCGCGGTTCTGGTGGGGAATCTTCTGCGGACCGGAGATCGGAGCGCCGCGGCCGGTCTCCTTCACGCTGGTGGCGCCCATTGCCGCGCTCGGCGCGCTCTCACTCATCGGCGGCATCTGGCCCGAACCGTTCGCCAGGGTTGCATCCAGAGCCGGACAAGTCGCCCTGCAAAGCGACGATGCGCTCCATCCTGCCTATCACCTGCACTGGACCATCGAGAACGGTATGGCGATTGCCGCCATTGGCATCGGGTTGGTGCTTTTCCTGACACGCCGCATCTGGTTCGACACAGTCGAGGTGGCCGAGCTCTTTGGCGCGCGCTTTGGTCCGGAACGGGTCTACCGCGCCGGTGTGCTGAATCTCAACAATCTGTCCGACCGGATTCACTGGATCGAAGTGCGCGACCTGCGCAGCCGCGTAGCCACGGTGCTTGCCCCGGCGGCGCTGATGGTGGTGATCACGCTCATCTTCACCAATGCCGACAACTCGTTTCGCATGGGCAATGTGCATCGGGACGATTGGCCGCTGATCATGATGGTGGCGGTAGCGAGCATTGCCGGCGTGGCGGCGGCATTCCCGCGTGATCACTTCTCCATGGCGCTCGCGCTTTCCGGGGTTGGGTTCGCGATCTCGGTGGTGTTCGCCCTGTTGCGGGCGCCCGATGTGGCATTGGTGGCGGTGCTGGTGGAGACCCTCTTCGGCCTCCTCTTCTTCGCCTTTCTGGCTCTGCTCCCACGCAACGTGGAGCATGCCGATGTCGTCCCCTCGGATGAGCCACAGGAAGCGGCGCATACTCACCGGGTGCGCGATTCGGTGTTGGCGGCCTTCGGCGGGTTGTTGGCATTCCTGGTGGCGTGGGGCGTGCTCTCCCGTCCGGCCCCGGTCGACAGCATCCTGGAGGAATACGTCGATCTCACCCCGGAAGCTCATGGCGACGCCATCGTGACGGTCATCCTGGCCGACTTCCGCGGACTCGACACCATGGGAGAGATCACCGTGATCGGCATTGCCTTCCTCGGCATCGCCACCTTCATTCGGCGGAGGCGGTTGCGATGAACAACGGCATGGCCAAGCAGGCCGCTCGCCTGTTGCTCGTACCGACCTGGATGGTTGCCTTCGCTATCCTGATCAAGGGCTACTCCGATTCCGGCGATGGTTTCAGCGCGGGGGTGATTGCCGCGCTGGGCGTGATCATGGTGTATGTCACCTACGGCACCGAAACCGCGGAAACGATGCGCCCGGTGCGCTATGCGCGCCAAACTGCCATGATCGGTTTGCTGCTGGCGCTCGCCACGGCGTTCTTTCCCGTCCTGCGCGGGGAGCCGATTATGACCCACTACCCTGGCCCCGACAGGGATGCGATGCACATCGGCGCGCTGGAGCTGACCACACCGTTCCTCTTCGATATCGGCGTGTTCCTGCTGGTGATGGGCGTGTGCGTCGGTATCTTCGATCTGCTGGCGCATGCCACCCGCCGGGAGCGGCGCTCATGACGCTGATCGTCTCGCTCGCCATCGGGTTGCTCTTCGCGGCTGGCAGCTATCTGCTGCTGCAGCATGACTTCATCAAGGTCGTGGGCGGCACGATCCTGATCTCCCACTCGGTGAACCTCTTCATCATGTCTTCCGGGCTCAGCCGAGGCACCGAGCCGATCTATCCCCTGATTCCTGGGGAAGCAATCAGCGATCCGGTGGTGCAAGCCATGGTGCTCACCGCCATCGTCATCAGCTTTGGGGTTTCGGCGCTCCTCATCAGCCTCATCTACCGCGTGTATGTGGCGCATCGCTCGGTCGACATCGAGCACATTTCCGACTTCGAGGAACGCCTGGTCCAGCTCGAAGAAGAACAAGTTCCGCCCGAACCCGGCATCGAGGTCCTCCAGGACCGAGAGGTGGACGACGAACGCACGCGGCAGGCGGCAGGCAGCACGCAGTACGGAGGTGGCGAGTGAACGCGCCGATCCGCGGCGCCGTCATGCTGCATGCCGCGTGCCGCCTGCTGCCTGCTGACAACACCGGAGCCGTTCCATGTTGATCGTGCTGGGGCTGGGGATACTCTGGATCGCGGGGGTCTGCGTCGCGATTCTGGACGGGCGGCGCAAGCGAGTCGGCTGGCTGGCCGTGGCGGCGCTGATCGCGGCCATCGCGGCGCTGGTGGCGCTCGCCGATCAGGTGCGCGACGAGGGGCCGCAACAGATGATCGCGGGCGATTGGAACGCCGGTGTCGGCATCGGTCTGCGGGCCGATATGCTGGGCGTCACCTTCGCGTTGCTCTCGCTGGGCGTGCTGCTGGCCGCCCTGATCTTCGAAGTCTGCAATGGGGTGCGCTCGCAGTCGTTCCCGGCCCTTGTCTTGCTGCTGGGCGCCGGGCTCACCGGGGTTTTCCTGACCGCGGACGCATTCAACTTCTATGTCTTTTTCGAGATCGCCATGATCTCGTCCTATGTCCTTACCGGCTACGGCGACGAGGGACGCCAGCTCCGCTCGGCCACGATCTTCGCAATTGTGAATCTGCTCGGCTCGGCCTTTTTCCTGATGGGCATTGCCGCGCTCTATCACCAAACGGGCCGGCTCGACATGGCGGGTATCGCCCAGCGGGTTGCGGTGCTCGCTCCCGAGTCGGTCATTCTCAGCGCGGTGCTCATCTTCACGGCCTTCGGCATCAAGCTTGGCATCTTCCCCTTCCACTTCTGGCTGCCCGCGGTCTATACCGGCACCCGACCGGCGGTGGCCGCCATCCTGAGCGGGGCTGTGGCAAACATCGGCACCTACGGCCTGTTGCGCTGGGGCGGCGGCATGTTGCCAGACGAATTGGAGACGGCCGCCCCGATGTTCTTCGCGCTGGGGGTCATCTCGATTCTCTACGGATCGTTGCAGGCGCTCTCGCGCCGGTCGGTGGCGGAAGTGGTGGCCTATTCGTCGATCGGCCAGGTTGGCTTCATCCTGGTCGCGCTTGCCATCGGCGGGCCGCTCGGTTTCAGCGCGGCGGTCCTCTTCGCTATCGTCAACGCGGTCAACAAGACATTGCTCTTCCTGACCGAGAATCTGCGCGGCTGGTTGACCGGGTTTGCCTTCGCGGTGGGTGCGTTCAGTGTGGCCGGGGTGCCCCCGGCCGGTGGTTTCCTGGGGAAGGCCGGACTCTTCCGGGTCGCAGCGGAGGAGGACAACTGGGTCGTCATCGCGCTGGTGGTCGCTGGTAGCGTGCTCTCGTTCGTCTACATGTTCCAGATCTACCAACGCCGCTTCTGGACGCCAGATGCCGGGGACTCGGCCCACGCAGTGGCGAGTCCGACCTCGGTGCGCGCGGTGGTGGTGGTGCTGGCGGTGATTACCTTGCTGATCGGCATTTGGCCTGAGCCGGTTCTCTGGGTGAGCGATCAGGCGGGCCAGTTTGCGGTGACGTCGCCATGATCCGCGCGGCGTTCATCGTCATCCTGCTGGCGGCCGTCTTTTGCCTGACGCTCGCCAGCTACGATCCCTGGGACATGCTGATCGGCGCGATTCTCGGTTCGATCGTGCTGGCGCTTTTCCATGATGCGGTGCCTGGCATACCTGGCAAGTCAGGCCGCGAGCTCCCCTCGCTTCCCAGCCGGATGATCCACTTCATTCCCTTTGCCGGCATCACCATCTGGGAGATCCTGATCGGATCGGTGCGTGTGGCGGCCATCGTGATCGGGATCCGCAAACTGGAGCATCCAGGTATCGTGGCCGTGCCGATCGGCGAACGGAGCAAGCTCGGCGTCATCGTGACCGGAATCACCACCTCCCTGGCGCCAGGCTCCATCCTGCTCGATATCGACTGGGGCCGGAATTTGATGCTGGTGCATGTGATGGACGCGAGCGACCCCGACCAGATCCGCGCCGACATGCAGGAACTCTATGACCGCTATCAACGAAAGGTCTTCCCATGATGCGAGGCATCGGCAGTCAGTCATCGGGCGCCAGTCGGCAGTCGCCAGCAGCCGACGACTGGCAACTGCCGACTGTCAAACCTGGAGGCGCGTATGCATGAGCTCGTTTTTCGCGGAGCGGCGCTGTGGATGGCGGTGCTGATCTGCGTCTGTCTGCTGACCGTGGTGCGGGCCCGCTCGTCACTGACGCGGGTGCTGGCGCTGGACATGGTGACGTTGTTGCTGATCGCCCTGTTGATCCTCTACTCCGATTCGCGCCGGGTGGGGTACTACCTCGATGCCGCGCTGGTGCTTTCGCTCCTCTCTTTCCTGGCGACAATTGCCGCAGCCCGCTATCACAGTGAGGGGGAGATTTTCTGATGCTCTCTGACCGGTTGGGCAATCTGGGTCCATACCTGGCCGACACGCTCGTGGTCATGGGCGTGGTCATCATGACGCTGGGGGTTATCGGCATCATTCGCATGCCGGACGTGTACACCAAGCTGCACGCCGCCAGCAAAGCAGTCTTTCTCGGCACCATCGGATTCACGATGGCGTCGATCGTGACCAACGATTGGGAGATCATCGCCCGGGTGATCCTGATCGCTGGTATGCTCATGATCACGACTCCCGTGGCTTCCCAGGTGATCGCCCGGGCGGCCGCGATCGAGCACGAGTTGATGCGCTCGCCGGGCGCGGTGGACGAATCGATCTACGATCTCGTGTTGCGGGACGAGCTTGCATATCTCCCGATCGAACGGGGAGAATCCGTCCGCGCGGTGATTCGCGACCGCAAGCACAAGAACGAGATCGGCTGGCAACCGCGCCATCCGCATGTGCATCCGCATCCGGCCAACGACGAGAAACAGGACGGTTCCCAGTGAGCGATCAATCGAACAACTCTCCGGCCGTGCCCGGTGGGCAAATGCCCCCGAAACCGCCTGTCTCGCAACGCGCCAAGCAGACGGTGGGCACCGGCTACCGAGTGGTTCGCTGGATCGTGCTGATCGTGTTGGTGGTGACCGCCACCGTCTTCATCATCCGCAATTTCGAGCGGGTCGAGATCGACTGGGTGTTTCGCACCTCGTCGGTTCCGCTGTCGCTCATCATGGTCGCGTTCCTGCTGATCGGGTTGGCGATTGGCTGGCTGATCCACTGGTTTTCCAGCCGCGCGCAACGCCGGCGATCGTACTAGCACTCGACCGGTTTCGTATTCCGCTCGACGAAAGACGGGAAGGACCCCTATGACGATTCGCGCGCGTTTCCCTGGAGTTGTAGCGGCGCTGGCGCTCGCGCTTGTCACGATCACCGGAACGCTGGCGCAGAACGCCACACCGATCGCGAGCGGATCGCCCGAGGCGTCGCCGGCGGCTCCCAGCGATTGCGGCACATTGCTCGGCGTCGGTTCGCCAGACGATGGTTGCGTGATCTTCATCAACGCGCTCGACGGCGACATCGCGCTCGATCTCTATATCGATGGGCTCAAAGCGGTCGACGATCTGACCTTCGGGGATGTCAGCGGCTATTTCTCGTTGCCAGCCGGCGACTACACCTTCGATCTCGTTCCGGCTGAGCAAGCGTTCGCATCCAGTCTGTTCACGCTCACCGACGAACAGATCGAGGCGGGCATCGCCTATGAGTTCGCCGCAGTCGGAACCGCCGCCGATCCCCAACTCCTCGTCTCCCCTGTCGATCTCGCGCCGCTCGCTCCCAATACGGACGTGCCCGTCGGCAACACGCGTATCCGCGCCGTCAATGGGGTGGCGGATGCGCCCTCGATCGATGCTGTCCTCATCGGCGGCGATATTGCCGAACGGGTGGGCGCGCGTCTGGCCTTCCAGGATGTCTCCGACTATCTGCAACAGGTCGCCGGAACCTATCGGGTGCAACTCTCCACCAGCGAGGGCGATTTCACCACATTGCACCTGGAAGAAATCACGTTTGTCGGCGACACGGTCTACAGTCTCTATCTGATCGGCAGCGCGGCCAATGGCGAGCTGCGCCTGTTGCCGGTGGCGGTCGACCTGCACGATGGCAGCGCGACACGACGTTCTGTGCCGCCGGCGCTCGTGTCCGAGATCGTCGAAGTCAGCAACTTTTCCATCTATCAGGGTGATTGCGCGCAGCTCAGCGG
Proteins encoded:
- a CDS encoding proton-conducting transporter membrane subunit, which encodes MLIVLGLGILWIAGVCVAILDGRRKRVGWLAVAALIAAIAALVALADQVRDEGPQQMIAGDWNAGVGIGLRADMLGVTFALLSLGVLLAALIFEVCNGVRSQSFPALVLLLGAGLTGVFLTADAFNFYVFFEIAMISSYVLTGYGDEGRQLRSATIFAIVNLLGSAFFLMGIAALYHQTGRLDMAGIAQRVAVLAPESVILSAVLIFTAFGIKLGIFPFHFWLPAVYTGTRPAVAAILSGAVANIGTYGLLRWGGGMLPDELETAAPMFFALGVISILYGSLQALSRRSVAEVVAYSSIGQVGFILVALAIGGPLGFSAAVLFAIVNAVNKTLLFLTENLRGWLTGFAFAVGAFSVAGVPPAGGFLGKAGLFRVAAEEDNWVVIALVVAGSVLSFVYMFQIYQRRFWTPDAGDSAHAVASPTSVRAVVVVLAVITLLIGIWPEPVLWVSDQAGQFAVTSP
- a CDS encoding LapA family protein; translated protein: MSDQSNNSPAVPGGQMPPKPPVSQRAKQTVGTGYRVVRWIVLIVLVVTATVFIIRNFERVEIDWVFRTSSVPLSLIMVAFLLIGLAIGWLIHWFSSRAQRRRSY
- a CDS encoding DUF4397 domain-containing protein, with protein sequence MTIRARFPGVVAALALALVTITGTLAQNATPIASGSPEASPAAPSDCGTLLGVGSPDDGCVIFINALDGDIALDLYIDGLKAVDDLTFGDVSGYFSLPAGDYTFDLVPAEQAFASSLFTLTDEQIEAGIAYEFAAVGTAADPQLLVSPVDLAPLAPNTDVPVGNTRIRAVNGVADAPSIDAVLIGGDIAERVGARLAFQDVSDYLQQVAGTYRVQLSTSEGDFTTLHLEEITFVGDTVYSLYLIGSAANGELRLLPVAVDLHDGSATRRSVPPALVSEIVEVSNFSIYQGDCAQLSGQQAFELSGSGYAGTGPGTLAPWGGGEEPSGALGVTPALYGEGVLDDMNLGGLLGGRTVSVVVHDAATGGVVACGAVGGVVEKADHFWQHDRLIIGLEPVGDSGVSGTATFTEDTGILNDKINVSVSLAGGVSTSLEVVESGTPVAE
- a CDS encoding Na+/H+ antiporter subunit E, translated to MIRAAFIVILLAAVFCLTLASYDPWDMLIGAILGSIVLALFHDAVPGIPGKSGRELPSLPSRMIHFIPFAGITIWEILIGSVRVAAIVIGIRKLEHPGIVAVPIGERSKLGVIVTGITTSLAPGSILLDIDWGRNLMLVHVMDASDPDQIRADMQELYDRYQRKVFP
- a CDS encoding monovalent cation/H+ antiporter complex subunit F, with translation MHELVFRGAALWMAVLICVCLLTVVRARSSLTRVLALDMVTLLLIALLILYSDSRRVGYYLDAALVLSLLSFLATIAAARYHSEGEIF
- the mnhG gene encoding monovalent cation/H(+) antiporter subunit G — translated: MLSDRLGNLGPYLADTLVVMGVVIMTLGVIGIIRMPDVYTKLHAASKAVFLGTIGFTMASIVTNDWEIIARVILIAGMLMITTPVASQVIARAAAIEHELMRSPGAVDESIYDLVLRDELAYLPIERGESVRAVIRDRKHKNEIGWQPRHPHVHPHPANDEKQDGSQ